One Gossypium hirsutum isolate 1008001.06 chromosome A08, Gossypium_hirsutum_v2.1, whole genome shotgun sequence genomic window, GTttatttctcaatgaaaaagaaCAGAGTACATGGTTTAAATAATGCTAGTGGTAATTAAAAAAAGCTAAAGTTTAGGAACACTAACCCATGATCAGATTTGGTGTCAGATGAAACTAACAACTAAACAACCAAATCAGAATAAGATTTTCTTAATACCCACTAACTAACTGATAAAGATAAAAACATATACTAATTATAGTAGTAAATAACATTTTGGATCATTATTTTTTCAACATATACTGGATGGGCCCCAAGTTGCATTAAGTCTTCACATGAAGAATGTGATCCTTGAGACAGATAGTAAAGAAACTATTCAAGAAATTCAAGCAACTGGAAAGAAGCGGGGTTGCTCAGTAGTGATACATACCATTAAGGACTTACTTCAATAAGATTGGATGATATGATTAACACATGCATTTAGAGAGGATAAAATGGTAGCGGATGGTTTGGCAAAGATGACGTTCTCAACACTGTTGGATAAAAATATATTCAAGCAACCACCAGATGAAATCCTTCAAGTACTACAtgaattttcaaacaatttggtAGAGCTTTAGGTTTTCAAAGCTAAAAGTGTTTCACCATTAATTGATTTtaggttttgaaatttttaaacttgaaaatttagtCGTTAAAGAAACTTGCTGAGGTTTATGTTCGGGAAATCAttagattacatggtattccaaaatcaataatttctgacagagatccaaggtttacgtcAAGGTTTTGGAAGCAATTACATGAATCTTTCGGTACTCGACTTcactttagtacagcttttcatccacagactgatggtcaatctgaacgggtaatacaaattttagaagatatgcttcgagcctGTATGATTGATTTTGAGTCTAACTGAGAATATTATTTGTCATTAGCCGAATTTgtgtacaataatagtttccagtcaagtatacagatggcaccgtatgaggctttgtatggacgaAGATACTGATCACCCGTATGTTGGACAGAACTGAATTAGAAGAAGATGATTGGACCTGAATTGATTCAAGAAACGGAAAGTACAGTTAAGAAAATTCGGGAAAGATTGAAAACTgcttttgatagacagaaatcgtatgcagatttgaaacgacgggATATTGAATACTCAGtcggggataaagtatttttaaaggtttcaccttggaagaaaattctaagatttggtcaaaaaggaaaattaagtcctcgttttattgggccttatgaagttattgagagaattggaccagtagcGTATCGATTGGCCTTACCTCCTGAACTACAGAaaatgcacgatgtcttccatgtttctatgctaagaagatatcgatcggatccttcacatgttattacgaTCGAGAATGTAGAGATTCGACCTGACTTATtgtatgaagaagaaccagttcagATTCTAGCACGAGAGGTAAAAGAATTACGTAATAAACgtattcctttagtaaaagtgctaTGGCGAAGTCAcagtgttgaagaagctacgtgggaaccggaagaaacgatgagatctcaatacccccatctcttttcaagtaaatttcgaggacgaaatttattaagggggagagaattgtaatgaactgaaagttacggtatcgaaaattgagtcttgagtactgtttccgtgaaatttattcatgaatatttattagaaatatttatgaattatagttgaatggttatttagtgtttaattaagtgaagtagcctgaatttagtttaaagggctaaattgcataaggaataaaagtttaattatagattaaagaagtaaaagggactaatctagtaattagaccctaagtgcaatgtgtgtgttaatattgaataacgtgtgtaatagttggtatatatgtgtaatagctataagatattttatgttatagctattacacatgttagttttatatttattataggttaataataGTATAATACGTAAAActgataaaatagaaaaagaagatagaaaaactaacagagagcaaacgtgaaagaaagaagaaagaaagaaagaaagaaagaagggaaatttgaggattaaggccctaaagtttgattggtaagttgttttagctcattttcttatgatttttatgtttatggatgactaattcaaagttctacatgtatgaggttaaaatgaagaaaaatagagaatttttagatattgatttagttgaataaattgaggttttatgggttaaattgatagaaattgaagttagaagtgattagttaaaggaatttctaagttaggtttaaatagggactaagttgaatagagctcaaaatttatgttttataatgaattttatgagttagaaattgttaatgagttgattaaaagagaatatgaagcttaagttaaagaaaaaaagattagtaatggaaaaaggacgaaattggaatttttgtaaaagtttggtagaaagtgaaaatgtgttttatgaattaatatattgatgatttttaattgtatgattgttagtagcaaacgtagcaccggatacgtcatcaaagaagggaaaagagaaagtgaacgaagatatcgattaaattcgataaatagtggtttagtggtttgtatttctatattgctatatttgatatttatattgtatgaaaatgtgaatgaggtaagtatttttaccatattgaaatgaatgtgattttaaataccctattaacagtgccgggctagtcggatatagttgacatgtcataggaattggaagtattgggatattccgatattgagtcgatgagacactatgtgccgactactgttaaagtttcggatttgttccgatgaagtactttgtgtactataatgttaaagtttcggatttattccgatgaagcactatgtgcttatcccggagtgtgggttggatccgtgtatccgtcagtgtccgagttatgttaataagggtaaataaagtaaaggttattaaagtactgattgatattgaataatagcaataatgtgtttgaattaccatgttttaaagttgattaagctattgtttatagaaataccactgagagtattctcagcgtacagtttgtttccgtgcacaggctaggtacgaaagtataaggactcagcatacaagccgatccccaaactcaaattggtgaagtttctatctttttggaaaatgacattgtacctaggatgtcttttggtcattttgaaagtatctaagttgttaagtgatattttggtatgttttgtaaatgttaccaaaaacttaaagtatggtatgttttgatatgttagtgaagagtaataagaggaagtgttggtaaatattgtagagagaagaaatgaagatgttataaacttagttatcaacattttatactaaaacagatttggacagtagctgtagtccaactttgaaaatataccaaaaatagtataaagtgaattagataatgaataaaatttttaattgaagcttaatgaatctatttttatatggaagaaataaaataggtaaaagagttgtattttatgagatatttacgttttggtgaaatagggttagaacaatttctagattccctgctctgactttagaaattcaccataaattgtgtattaataattaggactcaaactttatttgtatggattccttattgagtctatttttaattgaaacaaatggcatagccattggatttctgtacaggaagaaatttgattcgtagtgcacaagggtcagagtagtagaaccctgaaacaggggagaatttttctaataaactgtactaattggcctgaccaaaaattctagaaaaaaattagtaagtagatatatgagtctagtttcaggaaaaatttacagaattagatttcgagtttcgtaactcgagatatgatttttttagcgaccgtgatgcagatggatagtttactacgaaaactgtttaagtgctaagataagttttgtaatgtcttctgctcgactccggcgacggtctcggttAGGGGGACGTTACAAGTCtaccatttaaaatatatatatatatatatatatatttcttgttATTTTCCACTTGATAGCCATACATTAGTTATTTCTATCACctcattaaaaaaagaaaagacaaacTAACATTATTAGTATTTTAGAGTAACTCGTATAACAATTGACaagtttaagtatcaaattagataataataaaaaaagtagatatcaaattaaaataagtttcaaattaagatattaaattttacattaagctatataattttgataacttttatcTTATTTGTATGGCATAAagtaatatatacacataaaagaaagagaaaataaggCAAATAAATTAATTGCACGAAAAactatattaatcatttaaattgGTATCAATAAGTGTTCCGTATAAGGGTAAGTTACATTGTACTTATAAAAGGAAAATTTAAGTTCGAATTTAGGATacaatattattgaaatgaatagtcacaAACTCCGAACATGAATCATAATCGTAATATGGATTTAATTTAAACTAGTAAACTATGTATATCGGGGGATTCTTGGACATAGATTGAATATGTGCGCTGCGCATCACACTGATAACTGCTGTAAGTTGCTGATCATGTCTCGGTAACATGGAACACATGTTGTGCTGCACTGCTTTTAAATTTGAAGCTGAATTGCAGAATCTATTACCAAATCCTGCAATATGCTGTCTGCTAACTCGATAATAACTTCCTCTGTATCGAACCGGAGATTGAACCACGTTCCCGATTTGGCCAAATCATTTTCAACAAGTTGTTGTAATGTTTGTTGGGGCAGCTCTGATAAGAGTACCCAATCAACATGTCTCAACACCTCATGAACCATGTCTTTGGAGAACCGAGCCGGTCGAGGTCTCAGGTCAAAAAGTGATATCCATGGAGAGCATCTAAAATAACTTCGATACATCTCCGAAAGGACTTCGTTGATGTAGCTGAAAATCAGTTTATGATGATCAGTACTACAGGACTTGTGATGCCATAATTTGACATTATCAAACATAGATGAATCAAGAATTTGATCTGCCAAATTCCATTTCCTCAATAGTTCATCCCAATTCACACCAGAGATTTGGAGAATTGATCTTATGTATTTGGACAAAGATTCTTGCTTATCTATTGAAGTGCCTGCATTGTTCTTCATGTCCAAATGGGATTCCACATGAGAAGATTCATAGAGTTCTTCAATATTTATACAAAATGATTCAACTGGTGGCTCAGCTGCACCATATGCAGATGTTAACTAAATTACTCTATAATACATATTGTTGAGAGAGGGGAGGTtggttttagtccctcaaaaagtAGAGGTATTATGTCTGGCATGTCTATACTCAATTTATCTTCAGGTTTTGTCTTTTGACTCTAAAGAGAGACCCATGGATTCAAAGAGTTTAGGGAGTGTCTCGTCACCAAAGAAGTCAGGAGATAAACCCCGGTATAAAACTAAGCATAGACAATCCAGATACAATATAGTCTAACCAAGTGATAGTCTTATAACCCACTAATGCCATAAAAGGGCATGGATTCAAACCTTGGGTCAAATGCTCACATTTCCTTGGTGTAAGGCTCTCCTTAAATTTCATGAACTCATTAGGCCTCTCCTTAGAGTTGGGAGACAAAACCCAATAATAAAACCGAGTATAAACACCCCGAGCACAATAACTCTACTGTTTGATTTGAGACCGACCTCccctcaaacacatataattaaagtAGTTTGTAGTTTAAGGATTTTACCTGCTGGAGATACAGTGCTAGGAGATATATGGCCAATTGTACTCTTCTTTGCACCACCATGGAATCCATCATACAAGGGCTGTGCCTCTATAGCTTCAATGGTAACAGAACTTAAGCAACCACTCATGTTTTCTATTTGAACCCTCCTCTTGTATCCATTAACAGTTGAAAAGGGTGAAAATCTCATCTGTGGAGAATCAAACCCATGTTCCCTGTCACTTCCTGGTGTAACCATAGGCAACACGTCATGTTCAGGCAAAGACTTTAATAGGTCTGAGGTTGTATAGCAAATTTCAGTGGATGAAGAAGCTTTGTTTCCAATGCATGAACCAAAGTCCTGAGTTATATTGACATCATGGGATGATGTTAGATAAAATGGCAGCAACAACCAAACAATGAAACACTAAGAGCATAAGCTCTTCAAACAGCAAGCAGAAAAACACAAAGCATCAAGAGCATAAGCTCTCGGTTGAcaagcaaaaggaaaaaaaaatatgtttgattgaaACCGAATGATAataccattttcatttcatttcaaaatatagagttaCAAAAGTGGAATGTTTACCTAACAATTTACACTAAATTTGGCAACTtgccaattaataattaaaaagatgaaagcaTTATAGCTATCATTATGAAAGCATATTAGCTATTATTATGAAACCAAGTTGCATATCAACTTGTTTCAATTATAGCTAtcattacaaatattaaaaataaacaaaataaacaaaataaacaaaatgcacCAAGTTGCTCCTTTGTTGCTTTACAGTTCatgttcaacactcctccttggactgtaggcAACAAACACCAATTGATTTCCTTAGAAATTCAAACCTGATTGTGCCAAGAGGCTTTGTCAAAATGTCAGCCAATTGATCTTGTGAGCTGCAATGTATTAGACTCACTTCTTTGGATTGGACAACTTCTCGAACAAAGTAAAACTTGAGcttaaaatgtttggttttgccatgaaaaacaGGATTTTTAGAGATGGCAACTGCTGACTGGTTATCCACCAAAATTTCAGTAGGCTCGAGCTGTTCTTCATTCAAATCACATAGCaacttcctaagccaaatggcttgattcacTGCTGCAGCTGCTGCTATGTATTCGGCTTCAGCAGTAgactgagcaacagtttgttgcttctttgaactccaactgAAAACTCCCGAACCAAGTGTAAAGAAGTAGCCTGAAGTACTTCTCATATCATCAACTGATCCACCTCAGTTACTATCTGAGTAGCCAGTTAATTTCAGCTCACTTCCTTTCTTGAACATTACACCAAACTTCAAAGTACCTTTGACATACCTGAGTATTCTCTTTGCTGCTTTCAAATGAGTTGTATTGCAGCTGTGCATGAATCTAGACAGTAGACTAACTGAATGCATAAGGTCAGGTCTGGTTGCTGTCAAGTAAAGTAAACATCCAATCAGGTTTCTATACTCCTTTTCATCTACCTTTTCTTCATTTCCAAAGCTGCTTAGTTTCTCTCCCACAGCTAATGGTGTGCTCACTGGTTTGCTGTTTTCCATATGAAAGTTAGTGAGAATTTTCAAGGCAAATGCATGCTGGCTGATAAAAATGCCTTGATCAGACTGGTCtacttccataccaaggaagtaagtcatgattCCCAAGTCTGTCATGTCAAACATGTCTTGCATATTCTTCTTGAACTCCTGAATCAAATCGACCCTGCTTCCAGTCACTAATAGATCTTCTACATATATTGAGACAATCAGCAAAGTCTCATCTTTGGACTTCTTTATAAACAAAGTTggctcactcaaacttttctcgaaATTGAGCTTAGACAGGTAAGCATCTATCCtgtcataccaggctcgaggagcctgtttTAGTCCATAGAGTGCCTTCTTCAGCTTGTAAACCTTGTCCTCCTTTCCTTGGACTTTAAATCCATCAGGCTGTTCAACATAAATCTCCTCTTTAAGGAAGCCATTCAGGAAAGCTGACTTGACATTAAGCTGATGGACCTTCCACTATTTCTGTGCAGCCAAAGCAAACAGGAGCTTTATGGTGTCCAGccttgctactggagcaaatgtctcatcaaaatcaatgccaaactgttgattgtaccttttcaccacaagccttgccttgtgcttgttcaAAGAGCCATCAGCATTGAATTTGGTCCTAAAAACCCATTTGACACCTATGACCTTCTTCTGATCAGGTCTGTCTACCAGATCCCAAGTGTCATTCTTATGGATCATGTCGATTTCAGCCTCCATAGCCTTCTTCCAGCTCCTGCTTCTTGCAGCTTCTTCATAGCTTGAAGGCTCAACAATGGCCACATTGCATCTTTGGTAGATATCAGCAATAGACCTGGTCCCTCTCACAGGAGTATCATCTACATTGGCATTACTGACTTTATTTTCTGCCAATTCCAGATTGTTGTCAATCTGCTCTTCTTCAAACTGACTTGTGTTAGAGCCATCTAGACTCCAAAACCTTCCTTCATCGAATTTGACATCCCTGCTTACCAAAATCTTCTTGGTTGAAGGATCAAATACTCTGTAGCCCTTCTTGCAGCTACTGTAGCCAACAAATATACCAGGAACTGATCTCTTCTCAAGCTTGGTTCTTCTTTTTGCAGGGACAAGTACAAAACACATGCAACCAAACACTTTTAAATGGGAAACTGTTGGTTTAAGATCATACCATGCTTCAAAAGGAGTTTTATCATTTAAAGCATGTGTTGGCAGCCTATTGAGCAGGTACACTGAGGTGTTGACACCTTCAGCCCAAAAAATGTTTGGAAGCTTGCTTTGAAACAACAAACACCTGGTCATGTTCATCACTGTTCTGTTCTTCCTTTCACATACTCCATTTTGCTGAGGAGTATACACTGTGGTCAATTGATGATGAATCCCAGCCTGCTCACATAGCTTCTGAAATCTTTCAGACAAGTATTCAGAACCATTGTCTGTCCTCAAGGCCTTAATCCTGCAGCCTTTTTGATTTTCTGCCAATGCCTTGAACTTTCCAAAAacttcaaacacttctgacttttgTTTCATGAAATAAACCCAGCAAAATCTGGTCAGATCATTAATAAACAGTATAAAATACTTACTGCCATTCAGTGAAggagtcttcattggtccacagacaTCTGAGTGCACCAATTCAAGTCTTTCTCGAGTCCTCCATGCTTGGTTTACTGGAAAAGGCAACCTGGCCTGTTTACCAAGCTGACATACTTCACAAACAGACTCATTTGCATCAACCTTAATCATGTCCTCTGTCAAACTCATCTTGTGCAGCAAATTGAGTGACCTGAAATTGACATGGCCAAATCTTCTATGCCACAGATCAGCATTGTCAACTGAACTTGTATAGGCTCTTCTCTCAAGTTGGCTCACATCCAACATAAAACACCTATCTGCCATGGGTGCTGAAACAACTTCTCTACCAAGAATATCACTAATAACacaagaatcattcttgaaaactaGAGAGTAGCCTTTCTTAACCAGCTGACCTACACTAAGTAGATTTTGATCTATTTCAGGTACATAAAGCACATCTGAAATAACCTTGTTACCTGAACTAGTGTTGATCACAACATCACCTCTGCCTTTAGCTTCAATCAGATTCCCATTGCCTATTCTGACCTTTGAAGCAAAACTCCTGTCAAGATCCTTGAACAGGCTCTCATTTGATGCCATGTGATGTGAGCAGCCACTATCCACAAGCCAACTGCATTTGGATTTGCTTGTGGTTGTAGAACATGAGGCAGTGAAgacatgctcctcctgagcttgaagATCTTCAGCAGTCTTGGCTTGTACTGGCAGAGTTTGTGACTTTTCTTGATTTCTACAAATCTTTTCATGATGACCATACTGCTTGCAGCTCTTGCATTGGATGTCTGGTTTGTTCCAGCAATACTTCTCCAAATGGTTAGTCTTCTTGCAGTGAACGCATGGTGGAAACCTCCTTCTACCGACATCTTTCTTTGATCTTTCCCTCTTTTCAAACCAAGGCTTCTTAGCTTTCTGACTTGAGCTGGAGCCTTCTCTGATCTTTGCTTGAAAAGCACCTTCAGGACTTTCCTCCTGCCTACTTGCTCTTCTCTGCTCAAGTGCATAAAGTGAGTTAACCAACTCAGACAAAGAAATGGTTGTGAGATCTCTCGAGTCCTCCAATGAGGAGATTTTTGACTCAAACCTTTCAGGTAAGGTGGTAATAACCTTCTCAACAACCCTGCTGTCACTGAAATCTTCTCCAAGGAGTCTAATATTATTGACAGTAGCCATAATCCtatcagaatattgcttgatagtttctgactccttcatcttcaaattttcaaactctCTTCTAAGATTAATTACTTGTTGCTGCCTTGTCTTGTCTGATCCCATGAACTCCTCTTTCAGCTTGTCCCAAGCTTGTTTGggtgagtcacaggccatgatgcgaGTAAAAATTACATCAGACACTCCATTCTGTAGGCAGGCCATGGCTttatgcttcttggctcgctcctCACCATGTTGCTTGATCTGAGCAATGGTTGGATTTGCTCTCAATGGTAGTGACTCGACATCATTTTCAACTGCACTCCACAGATCAAGTGCTTGgaggtaagttttcattttaactatccaaatgtgGTAGTTTTCTCCAGCAAAAATTGGTGGTGGAGGAGGTGCAAAGCTCATGTTGCTGAAACTGATTTTGCAGAAGCAAAACTGACttttttttgaaaactaaaacaaaacCACAAAGGTCCTCAAAGATAGGATGCTCTGATTACCATTTGTTAGATAAAATGGCAGCAACAACCAAACAATGAAACACTAAGAGCATAAGCTCTTCAAACAGCAAGCAGAAAAACACAAAGCATCAAGAGCATAAGCTCTCGGTAGAcaagcaaaaggaaaaaaaaatatgtttgattgaaACCGAATGATAataccattttcatttcatttcaaaatatagagttaCAAAAGTGGAATGTTTACctaacaatttccactaaatttggcaacttgccaattaataattaaaaagatgaaagcaTTATAGCTATCATTATGAAAGCATATTAGCTATTATTATGAAACCAAGTTGCATATCAACTTGTTTCAATTATAGCTAtcattacaaatattaaaaataaacaaaataaacaaaataaacaaaatgcacCAAGTTGCTCCTTTGTTGCTTTACAGTTCATGTTCAACAGATGATTTGGGTTTTTTTCGATCATGGGACATCTGCCACTGCTCTTTTCTCTTCGCCCTTAAACCATGTGTCAATTTCCTTTTTATGTGTTGAAAAGACAACAATGTTGGCCTAACACCCCTGTCTTTTTTACTGTAATGAGACTTTGGTGGTGGCCAATTACTGATTCTATTAGGACAGTTTTGTTTGACAGCCTTCAAGACAACTATTGTGTTCAATGGTTGGGACCGTGATGATGTTTTTGTTTGCTGTTTCTTAGCCGGAGAATCACATAATTCATGAACTTGTTTCACCAGCAGTGAATTTGGATCTTGCAGGAGTTTCATCAACAATTCCTTGTTGGAATTCGAGATCTCCAATGCATCGATAAAATCCGTAGACTGGTTACTTATTAACCTTTGATTTATGAATGCTTCGACCGCGTCATTCATGCGAACTCGAAGATTAATCTTGGTGTGATGATCATCCTTCCTACCTCTGTTACTTTTCATATTTCGATCAGAAAACCGCCTATACCCCTCCGTTGCTGCATCGCTAGCTCGATCCGGATAACGACTCTTGGTTACCTTCCTAAGGTCTTCACTAGAGGGAATATTAGGCTTATTCCTTGTATAACCATTGCCTCCTGCAGTATAATTACACCTAGTTGGGCATCGTTACAACCATAAGAATATCAGTACATAAGATTATGATGAAATTCTTACCTTTAGACGGTCTGTTTGCAAGCTTACGATGGCGAAAATCGAGGAAGCGAATTAATCCCCAGGCACATCCTGATTTGTACTTTTCGTAGATAACAGGAGTTTTAGATGACAGCATAGGGCTCCGAGGCAATGTCGTGTCCATTTTGGGTGGATGATGAGTTACTAATTATGATGGCACATTTTGCGTCTCCTGTCCATGAAACAACAACCTCCATTTTCATTTACGGCACTCATTTAGAATTCCAAAAGCACACAAGGAATCAAACAAGAACAAGAGAAAGTACCTGAAATGTTTTGTCTTCTTCAAGTAGTAGAAGAGGAGAAAGAACAGAACAGGACAGGAAAGGACAGAATCAACCTCCCTTGTTTCAGTATCGTGGAAACAAGGGCATTCTATTCATGCTTCAACTCTCTATGAAGTTCTGAACcattcaaataaaatatatacaaaaacatgCAATGCACACACATTTTCAATTTTTCATGCATTGTTCATCATCTCCAAaagtcaattaaaaaaaaaaaacagaactgTCCTTTCATCCACCCATGTGAGcatctttcatttcatttcattttattttaattttttaatgagttTCTTTAGCTTGGTTATTATGAGGTCTGAAGAGAGATTTTTATAAGAATGGTGGTCTGGCATTTGGCTCATATGAGCCATTTTGGATGAAGATTGAAGAATGGTAAAAGAGTTATAATAAGTTAGACATTttaatatacaaatcatatatcaGCCTTTATGGCAATGAATGGGCAATGGGTATGTgtctggtgttgaaattaaattgtatatttttatgagggttaaaatgtaatttttttatgttaataacttatttttttataaattttaaaggattaaatcaaaattttatcatttttaaaaaattaaaatttaatttaattttttactcaattaaaattttgtaattttaaaagatCAATATTGCAATTATACATTTTTAAGAGGCCGGAGCGAATGTAGGGGTAAACTTTCAAATGAAGCAAAAATACCATTCATCGCAAATTCTATCATTGATGTTTCCTTTTTTCCCCTCAGCCTTATATATGTATTAGGAGTTT contains:
- the LOC121204656 gene encoding uncharacterized protein, with translation MDTTLPRSPMLSSKTPVIYEKYKSGCAWGLIRFLDFRHRKLANRPSKGGNGYTRNKPNIPSSEDLRKVTKSRYPDRASDAATEGYRRFSDRNMKSNRGRKDDHHTKINLRVRMNDAVEAFINQRLISNQSTDFIDALEISNSNKELLMKLLQDPNSLLVKQVHELCDSPAKKQQTKTSSRSQPLNTIVVLKAVKQNCPNRISNWPPPKSHYSKKDRGVRPTLLSFQHIKRKLTHGLRAKRKEQWQMSHDRKKPKSSVEHEL